The Pseudomonas fluorescens nucleotide sequence TCCCTGTTGAGCAGCAGGAAACCCGTACCTTCACCATCAACGTTCGCGTTGACGGCAAAACCGAAACCATCAGCTTCAACCAAGAGCTTTTCCCAGGGCAATGATGACTTTTCAGCAAATCGTATTGGCCAGCCACAACGCCGGCAAACTCAAGGAACTGCAGGCTATGCTCGGTGACACCGTGCAACTGCGTTCCATTGGCGAATTCAGCAGCGTCGAGCCGGAGGAAACCGGCCTGTCGTTCGTCGAGAACGCCATCCTCAAGGCGCGCAATGCCGCGCGCATTTCCGGTATGCCGGCGCTGGCCGACGATTCGGGCCTGGCCGTGGACTTCCTCGGTGGCGCGCCCGGCATCTATTCGGCACGTTATGCCGATGGCAAAGGCGATGCAGCGAACAACGCCAAGTTGCTCGCTGTGCTCAAGGACGTCCCGCGAGAACAGCGCGGCGCCCAGTTCGTCTGTGTCCTGGCCCTGGTCCGCCATGCCGACGACCCGCTGCCGATCCTCTGCCAAGGCCTGTGGCACGGCCGTATCCTGACCCAGGCCAGCGGCGAACACGGCTTTGGCTATGACCCGCTGTTCTGGGTGCCGGAGCGCGATTGCTCCAGCGCCGAACTGAGCCCTGCCGACAAGAACCAGATCAGCCACCGTGCCCGCGCCATGAGCCTGTTGCGTCAACGTCTGGGCCTGGCATGACCGATCGTTCGCCGGCACAGCCACTGCACCTGGGCGAGGCTGGCTTTACTTCCCAAGCACCGCGGGCGGCCCTGCCACAGCTGCCGCCCCTGGCGCTGTACATCCATATCCCCTGGTGCGTGCGCAAATGCCCGTACTGCGACTTCAACTCCCACGCCGCCACCCCTGAGCTACCGGAAGAAGCCTACGTCGACGCCTTGCTGGCCGACCTGGACCAGGAACTGGGCGCCGTCTACGGCCGCCCGATCAGCTCGATCTTCTTTGGCGGCGGTACCCCGAGCCTGTTCAGTGCCCGCGCCCTGGGCCGCTTGCTGGTGGGCGTGGAGCAACGCATCCCGTTTGCCAGCGACATCGAAATCACCCTGGAAGCCAACCCCGGGACCTTCGAGCAAGAGAAGTTCAAGGCCTACCGGCAGCTGGGCATCAATCGCCTGTCGATTGGCATCCAGAGCTTCCAGCAGGCCAAACTCGAAGCCCTGGGCCGCATCCACAACGGTGACGAAGCCATTCGCGCCGCCGACATGGCGCGCAATGCCGGCTTCGACAACTTCAACCTCGACCTGATGCATGGCCTGCCCGACCAGTCGTTGGACGACGCCCTGGGCGACCTGCGCCAGGCCATCGCGCTGAACCCCACGCACCTGTCCTGGTACCAGTTGACCCTGGAGCCGAACACGGTGTTCTGGAACCAGCCGCCGCTGCTGCCCGAAGACGACATCCTCTGGGACATCCAGGAAGCCGGCCAGGCCCTGCTGGCCAGCCACGGCTATGCCCAGTACGAAGTCTCGGCCTACGCCCCGCCGGGTCGTGCCGCGCGGCACAACCTCAACTACTGGAGCTTTGGCGACTTCATCGGCATCGGTGCCGGCGCCCATGGCAAGCTCAGCCACCCGGACGGGCGCATCCTGCGCACCTGGAAGACCCGCCTGCCCAAGGACTACCTGAACCCGGCCAAGGCCTTCAAGGCCGGCGAGAAGCTGCTGCCGGTGGATGAGCTGCCCTTCGAGTTCCTGATGAACGCCCTGCGCCTGACCCAAGGGGTGGACATCGTGCTGTTCAGCCAGCGCACCGGCCTGCCACTGGAGCAGTTGGCGGCGGCGCGGCGTGAAGCCGAACAAAAAGGGCTTTTGCAGGTCGAACCGACGCGACTGGTCGCTACCGCGCGCGGCCAGTTGTTCCTCAACGACCTGCTGCAGTATTTCTTGACCTAAGGATTGCGAATGGACCTGGTACTCGACCTGCTCTCGACCGTTTCCCGCTGGAGTCGCAGCAACCTGTCGGAGATTTCCCTGGCCTTGGTGGGCTGTTTGCTGGTGTTATTCGGCACCGACATCAAAGGCTGGGTCGAACAACGCCTGGGCGGCCTTGCAGGCGCCTTGCGCGTGCCGTTCATGGCCCTGTTGGTGATGATCGGCAGCGGTGCGGCACTGATCTATGCCACCCCGTGGGTGGTGAAGGGGCTGGCGCAGTTCAACAACTATGCGTTGGCGCCGGTTTTGCTGATTGTGCTGGTGTTGATTGGCGTGGTGGCCGATCGGCGCTAAAAGCATCGCGGGGCAAGCCCGCTCCCACAGGGATGTTAAGTCCCCTGTGGGAGCGGGCTTGCCCCGCGATAGGTCTTAAGCCAGTTTTTCGAACTTCAGATCCCACACCCCATGCCCAAGCCGCTCGCCGCGGCGTTCGAACTTGGTGATCGGGCGCTCGGCCGGGCGCGGCACGCATTTGCCGTCTTCGGCCAGGTTGCGATAACCCGGGGCCACGTTCATCACTTCCAACATGTATTCGGCATAGGGCTCCCAGTCGGTGGCCATATGGAACACTCCGCCAACCTTGAGCTTGCTGCGCACCAGTTCGGCAAATTCCGGCTGGACGATGCGACGCTTGTGGTGACGGCTCTTGTGCCAAGGATCGGGGAAGAACAGCATCAGCCGGTCGAGGCTGTTGTCCGCCACGCACTTGTTCAGCACTTCGATGGCATCGCAGTCATACACCCGCAGGTTCTTCAGGCCCTGGGTCAGCACGCCGTTTAACAGCGCCCCGACACCCGGACGGTGCACTTCGACACCGATGAAGTCCTGTTCCGGCGCGGCAGCGGCCATTTCCAGCAGGGAATGGCCCATGCCGAAACCGATCTCCAGGGTACGCGGCGCCGAGCGGCCGAAGACCTGGTCGTAGTCCACCGGGCTTTCAGCCAGGGGCAGGATGAACAGCGGCCCACCCTGATCCAGGCCACGCTGCTGGCCTTCGGTCATGCGCCCGGCACGCATCACGAAACTCTTGATGCGGCGGTGTTGGCGCTCTTCGCCTTCGGTGGTGATCGGCGTTTCTTGCGATTCAGTCATCAGGGGCTCTTACTTGATCAGACCATCCAGCGGCGACGAGGCGCTGGCATAGAGTTTTTTCGGCATACGGCCGGCGAGGTAAGCCAGACGGCCGGCGACAATGGCGTGTTTCATGGCTTCAGCCATCATGATCGGCTGCTGTGCGTGAGCGATCGCCGAGTTCATCAGCACCGCCTCACAGCCCATTTCCATGGCGATCGTGGCGTCCGAAGCAGTACCGACACCAGCATCGACCAGCACCGGGACTTTCGATTCTTCGAGGATGATCTGCAGGTTGTACGGGTTGCAGATCCCCAGGCCCGTACCGATCAGGCCGGCCAGCGGCATCACCGCGATACAGCCGATTTCGGCCAGCTGGCGGGCGATGATCGGGTCGTCGCTGGTGTAGACCATCACATCGAAACCGTCCTTGACCAGCACTTCGGCGGCTTTGAGGGTCTCGATCACGTTGGGGAACAGGGTCTTCTGGTCGGCCAGGACTTCGAGCTTGACCAGATTGTGGCCATCGAGCAGTTCACGGGCCAGGCGGCAGGTGCGCACGGCTTCGACCGCGTCAAAGCAGCCGGCGGTGTTCGGCAGGATGGTGTAGCGATCAGGTGGCAGTACGTCGAGCAGGTTCGGTTCGCCCGGGTTCTGGCCGATGTTGGTGCGGCGCACGGCGACGGTGACGATCTCGGCACCAGAGGCCTCGATGGCCAGGCGGGTTTCTTCCAGGTCACGGTACTTGCCGGTGCCGACCAGCAGGCGCGACTGGAAGGTACGACCGGCCAGGGTAAAGGGCTTGTCGCTACGAACATTGCTCATCGGTAATCCTCTTGAAGGTTGAGGGACTTGCAGGTGAAGCGCGAAGGCCTAGCCGCCGCCAATAGCGTGCACCACTTCAACCTGGTCGCCTTCGCTCAATGCGGTGGCTTCATGCTGGCTGCGCGGCACGATGTCCAGGTTGAGTTCGACCGCCACCCGGCGACCCGCCAGGTCAAGCCGGTTGAGCAGGGCCGCGACGCTTTCGCCATCGGGCAATTCGAAAGGTTCACCGTTCAATTGAATGCGCATGCGCACGGCCGCCATTATTTTTAGGGGCCCGCATTCTAGCCCTGATCAGGGCGCAAACCCAAGGCCGGGCCGCGCCATTCGTCTCGATCCGGACTCGCGGGTCAGCTCAGGCGCCAGGCTGCAAGGCCCAGGCACAGCCATCCACCGAGAAATGCCAGGCCGCCAAAGGGGGTGATGATGCCAAGCTTGCCGATGCCGCTCAGGGTCAGCACATACAGGCTACCGGAAAACAGCAGGATCCCCAGGGCGAACAGACCGCCGGCCCAACCGATCAGGCGCCCGGGCAGGTGCACCGACAAGACCGCAACCGCCAACAGGGCCAGGGCGTGCACCAGTTGGTAGGTGACGCCGGTATGGAAGATCGCCAGGTATTCGCTGCTCAAGCGGCCTTTGAGACCATGGGCAGCAAAGGCGCCCAGGGCCACGCCGGTGAATCCGAAAAACGCCGAAAGCAGCAGAAAGCTACGAAGCATTGGGAAGACTCCTAGTCAGCACAGGGTCTGTATAATGGCCCGCTCCATCGCTTCGGCCAAGCCATCGCCTATGCTGTCTTCCATTTTCCGTCGCCTCACCCGAGCCCTGTTATGGTTTGCCGCAGGCAGTGCCCTGCTGGTGCTGGTGTTTCGCTGGGTGCCACCACCGGGCACCGCACTGATGGTCGAGCGCAAGGTCGAGTCCTGGTTCAACGGCCAGCCTATCGACCTGCAACGGGACTGGGAGCCATGGGAGCAGATCTCCGATGAGCTCAAGCTGGCGGTAATTGCCGGCGAAGACCAGAAGTTCGCCTACCACTGGGGTTTTGACTTCAACGCCATCCAGGCGGCGCTGGCCCATAACGAACGTGGTGGCAGCATCCGCGGCGCCAGCACCCTGAGCCAGCAAGTGGCCAAGAACCAGTTCCTCTGGGCTGGCCGTAGTTGGTTGCGCAAAGGCCTGGAAGCCTGGTTCACCGCGCTGATCGAGCTGCTATGGTCGAAGGAGCGGATTCTTGAGGTCTATCTCAACAGCGCTGAATGGGGTGAAGGCGTATTTGGCGCGCAGGCTGCAGCGCGGCACCACTTTGGCGTCGATGCCCGTCAGCTGTCGCGTCAACAGGCCAGCCTGCTGGCCGCGGTGCTGCCAAGCCCGTTGAACTGGAGCGCCAGCCGGCCAAGTACCTATGTGGCGCGACGTGCCGGCTGGATTCGCCAGCAGATGCGCCAGCTAGGCGGCAGCGGTTATCTGGCCCAGCTGGACAGCCCGCGCCGGGCGCCCTGGAGCCAATAAAAAACCCGGCAAAGCGCACACCTTACCGGGTTCTTATTGTTTGCAGATGACTGGGTAATCGCCTTAGAACGCGCCCATGTAGTCACGCTTGCCCACTTCTACACCATTGTGACGCAGGATTGCGTAAGTGGTGGTGACGTGGAAGAAGAACTGCGGCAGGCCGTAGGTCAGCAAATAAGCCTGGCCACTGAAGCGCTTCTCTTTCGGCGTGCCCGGACGGGTCACGATTTCGATGCCTTCCTTGCCGTCGATCTGCGCCGGCGCAATACCGTCCAGGAAAGCCAGAACCTTGCTGATCAGCGCTTGCAGTTCAGCAAAGGTGGTTTCGCTGTCATCGTATTTCGGCAACTCGACCTCAGCCAGGCGCGCCGATACACCTTTGGCGAAATCAACAGCGATCTGCACCTGGCGAACCAGCGGAAACATATCCGGATACAGCCGAGCCTGGAGGAAGACGCTCGGATCAATGTTTTTCGCCGTGGCGTGAGCTTCAGCCTTGTTCAGAACATCACTCAAGGCGTTGAGCATTTGCTTGAAAACAGGAACAGAAGCGACGTACAAGGAAATGGTCATAACAGTCTCGACAGGGGTGGCGGAGAATCATGAAAAAGCCCCGACACGTCGGGGCTTTTTGTTTATTGCCGTATCGCTAATCAGATTGCGATCAAGGCTTTTACCTTGTTCATCGCATTCTTTTCCAGCTGGCGAATCCGCTCGGCGGACACGCTGTATTTCTCGGCCAGGTCATGCAAGGTGGCCTTTTCCTCGGCCAGCCAGCGCTGGTAGAGGATATCGCGGCTGCGGTCATCCAGGCCTTGCAGGGCTTCGTGCAGGTTGCTGGTGGAGTTGTCACTCCAGTCGGCATCCTCCAGCTGACGCGCAGGGTCGTAACGGTGGTCTTCCAGGTAGTTGGCCGGCGACTGGAATGCACTGTCGTCGTCGGCTTCACTGGCCGGGTCGAAGGCCATGTCCTGACCGGTCAGGCGACTCTCCATCTCACGCACTTCACGCGGTTCAACACCCAGGCTTTCGGCCACACGATGAACTTCATCGTTGTTAAGCCAAGCCAGACGTTTCTTCTGGCTGCGCAGGTTGAAGAACAGCTTGCGCTGCGCCTTGGTGGTCGCAACCTTGACGATGCGCCAGTTGCGCAGGATGAACTCGTGAATCTCGGCCTTGATCCAGTGCACTGCAAAGGACACCAGGCGCACACCCATTTCCGGGTTGAAGCGCTTGACCGCTTTCATCAGGCCGACGTTGCCTTCCTGAATCAGGTCGGCCTGGGCCAGCCCGTAGCCGGAATAGCTGCGAGCGATGTGTACAACAAAACGCAGGTGGGCGAGCACCATCTGCCGAGCCGCCCCAAGATCCTGCTCATAGTAGAGACTCTCGGCCAGTTCACGCTCCTGCTCGGGCGTCAGCAGTGGAATGCTGTTGACCGTGTGCACATAGGCTTCCAGGTTTGCGCCGGGAACCAGGGCATAGGCAGGTTGCAACGAAGTGGTCATACGAAAAAACCTCCGACTCACTAAACTCGTGCCATAGGCACTGCCAACATTGACCGGGAACCGCGAAACAAGTTCCCTAAAAATGAAAAGAGTCAATACCAGCAAAAAGACACTATCGCGGTGCAAGCTCGCTCAAGTGGCGGGCGACCGCAATCCAAGCACCGATATACCCTAACAATACCGCCCCAAGCAAGAGGGAAAGACCATCGGCTGATGGAACACCGGCCAGGGCAAAATCACTGCCGTATAGCCCGGAGAGCCCGATTACCGCGTCATTCAGCCAGTTCAGGCCAAACGCCAGCACGCCCCAGGCCAATACCCCGGCGCCCAGGCCATACAAGGCGCCCATGTACAGGAAAGGCCGGCGCACATAGCTGTCGGTGCCGCCGACCAGCTTGATTACCTCGATCTCGGTACGGCGGTTCTCGATGTGCAGGCGAATTGTGTTACCAATTACCAAAAGCAGTGCCGATACCAGCAAAACCGTCAGGCCGAAGACAAAACGGTCACCCAGCTTGAGAATCGCCGCCAGCCGCTCGACCCAAACCAGGTCGAGCTGCGCCGCTTCGACCTTGGGCAGCTCCGCCAGGCGCTGACGCAGGGCTTCCAGCGCCGGCTTGTCGACTTCCGCCGGGGTTACCACCACCACGCCAGGCAGCGGGTTCTCCGGCAATTCACGCAGGGCTTCGCCCAGGCCGGACTGCTGCTGGAACTCGTTGAGCGCCTGCTCGCGGCTGACATACTCAGCCTCGGCAACACCCGGCAGGCCTTTGATCTGCTCGCGCAAAGATTCGCCATCCTGGCTGCTGGCATCGAGCTTCAAGTACAGGGAAATCTGCGCCGCGCGCTGCCACGAGCCACCCAGACGCTCGACGTTGCTCAGCAGCAACGACAGACCCATGGGCAGGCTCAGGGCCACGGCCATGACCAGGCAGGTAAAAAAGCTGCCGATCGGTTGCTTGCCCAGGCGCCGCAGGCTGTCGAGCAGGCTTGAACGGTGGCTTTCCAGCCAGGCGTGCAACAGAGTGCGGAAATCCGGGCCGTCATCGTCGTGACCGCCGGGCTTTTTCTTCTCCGGTGCCGGGTCAGCAGCTTTTGGCGCTACCCGCTCGGAAACCTTGGGACTGCGTGTCGCACTCATTGTCCGGCCTCCCCGTCGCCGATCAAGCGGCCGCGCTGCAGGGTCAGCATGCGATGGCGCATGCGCGCGATCAGCGCCAGGTCGTGACTGGCGATCAGCACGCTGGTGCCCAGGCGGTTGATATCTTCAAAAACACCCATGATCTCTGCGGCCAGGCGCGGGTCGAGGTTACCGGTGGGTTCGTCCGCCAGCAGCAAGGCCGGGCGGTGGACGATGGCGCGGGCAATGCCGACGCGCTGTTGCTGGCCGGTGGACAAGTCGCCGGGGTACAGCTCGGCCTTGTCCGACAGGGCCACGCGCTCGAGCGCCGAGTCGACCCGCTTGGCCAC carries:
- the rdgB gene encoding RdgB/HAM1 family non-canonical purine NTP pyrophosphatase, translating into MMTFQQIVLASHNAGKLKELQAMLGDTVQLRSIGEFSSVEPEETGLSFVENAILKARNAARISGMPALADDSGLAVDFLGGAPGIYSARYADGKGDAANNAKLLAVLKDVPREQRGAQFVCVLALVRHADDPLPILCQGLWHGRILTQASGEHGFGYDPLFWVPERDCSSAELSPADKNQISHRARAMSLLRQRLGLA
- the hemW gene encoding radical SAM family heme chaperone HemW encodes the protein MTDRSPAQPLHLGEAGFTSQAPRAALPQLPPLALYIHIPWCVRKCPYCDFNSHAATPELPEEAYVDALLADLDQELGAVYGRPISSIFFGGGTPSLFSARALGRLLVGVEQRIPFASDIEITLEANPGTFEQEKFKAYRQLGINRLSIGIQSFQQAKLEALGRIHNGDEAIRAADMARNAGFDNFNLDLMHGLPDQSLDDALGDLRQAIALNPTHLSWYQLTLEPNTVFWNQPPLLPEDDILWDIQEAGQALLASHGYAQYEVSAYAPPGRAARHNLNYWSFGDFIGIGAGAHGKLSHPDGRILRTWKTRLPKDYLNPAKAFKAGEKLLPVDELPFEFLMNALRLTQGVDIVLFSQRTGLPLEQLAAARREAEQKGLLQVEPTRLVATARGQLFLNDLLQYFLT
- a CDS encoding DUF3392 domain-containing protein, with protein sequence MDLVLDLLSTVSRWSRSNLSEISLALVGCLLVLFGTDIKGWVEQRLGGLAGALRVPFMALLVMIGSGAALIYATPWVVKGLAQFNNYALAPVLLIVLVLIGVVADRR
- the trmB gene encoding tRNA (guanosine(46)-N7)-methyltransferase TrmB, which translates into the protein MTESQETPITTEGEERQHRRIKSFVMRAGRMTEGQQRGLDQGGPLFILPLAESPVDYDQVFGRSAPRTLEIGFGMGHSLLEMAAAAPEQDFIGVEVHRPGVGALLNGVLTQGLKNLRVYDCDAIEVLNKCVADNSLDRLMLFFPDPWHKSRHHKRRIVQPEFAELVRSKLKVGGVFHMATDWEPYAEYMLEVMNVAPGYRNLAEDGKCVPRPAERPITKFERRGERLGHGVWDLKFEKLA
- a CDS encoding thiazole synthase yields the protein MSNVRSDKPFTLAGRTFQSRLLVGTGKYRDLEETRLAIEASGAEIVTVAVRRTNIGQNPGEPNLLDVLPPDRYTILPNTAGCFDAVEAVRTCRLARELLDGHNLVKLEVLADQKTLFPNVIETLKAAEVLVKDGFDVMVYTSDDPIIARQLAEIGCIAVMPLAGLIGTGLGICNPYNLQIILEESKVPVLVDAGVGTASDATIAMEMGCEAVLMNSAIAHAQQPIMMAEAMKHAIVAGRLAYLAGRMPKKLYASASSPLDGLIK
- the thiS gene encoding sulfur carrier protein ThiS, with product MRIQLNGEPFELPDGESVAALLNRLDLAGRRVAVELNLDIVPRSQHEATALSEGDQVEVVHAIGGG
- a CDS encoding DUF423 domain-containing protein: MLRSFLLLSAFFGFTGVALGAFAAHGLKGRLSSEYLAIFHTGVTYQLVHALALLAVAVLSVHLPGRLIGWAGGLFALGILLFSGSLYVLTLSGIGKLGIITPFGGLAFLGGWLCLGLAAWRLS
- the mtgA gene encoding monofunctional biosynthetic peptidoglycan transglycosylase; this translates as MARSIASAKPSPMLSSIFRRLTRALLWFAAGSALLVLVFRWVPPPGTALMVERKVESWFNGQPIDLQRDWEPWEQISDELKLAVIAGEDQKFAYHWGFDFNAIQAALAHNERGGSIRGASTLSQQVAKNQFLWAGRSWLRKGLEAWFTALIELLWSKERILEVYLNSAEWGEGVFGAQAAARHHFGVDARQLSRQQASLLAAVLPSPLNWSASRPSTYVARRAGWIRQQMRQLGGSGYLAQLDSPRRAPWSQ
- a CDS encoding DUF1993 domain-containing protein, translating into MTISLYVASVPVFKQMLNALSDVLNKAEAHATAKNIDPSVFLQARLYPDMFPLVRQVQIAVDFAKGVSARLAEVELPKYDDSETTFAELQALISKVLAFLDGIAPAQIDGKEGIEIVTRPGTPKEKRFSGQAYLLTYGLPQFFFHVTTTYAILRHNGVEVGKRDYMGAF
- the rpoH gene encoding RNA polymerase sigma factor RpoH produces the protein MTTSLQPAYALVPGANLEAYVHTVNSIPLLTPEQERELAESLYYEQDLGAARQMVLAHLRFVVHIARSYSGYGLAQADLIQEGNVGLMKAVKRFNPEMGVRLVSFAVHWIKAEIHEFILRNWRIVKVATTKAQRKLFFNLRSQKKRLAWLNNDEVHRVAESLGVEPREVREMESRLTGQDMAFDPASEADDDSAFQSPANYLEDHRYDPARQLEDADWSDNSTSNLHEALQGLDDRSRDILYQRWLAEEKATLHDLAEKYSVSAERIRQLEKNAMNKVKALIAI
- the ftsX gene encoding permease-like cell division protein FtsX; the encoded protein is MSATRSPKVSERVAPKAADPAPEKKKPGGHDDDGPDFRTLLHAWLESHRSSLLDSLRRLGKQPIGSFFTCLVMAVALSLPMGLSLLLSNVERLGGSWQRAAQISLYLKLDASSQDGESLREQIKGLPGVAEAEYVSREQALNEFQQQSGLGEALRELPENPLPGVVVVTPAEVDKPALEALRQRLAELPKVEAAQLDLVWVERLAAILKLGDRFVFGLTVLLVSALLLVIGNTIRLHIENRRTEIEVIKLVGGTDSYVRRPFLYMGALYGLGAGVLAWGVLAFGLNWLNDAVIGLSGLYGSDFALAGVPSADGLSLLLGAVLLGYIGAWIAVARHLSELAPR